A section of the Fibrobacter sp. genome encodes:
- the trxA gene encoding thioredoxin, with amino-acid sequence MAVLNLSAAKFDEVIRSGQLVFVDFWATWCRPCMMMGPIIEGLAGDYEGKAIIAKMNVDDDGVKDICARYGITNIPNMKLFKNGVEVGNVVGAVPKATVKGVIDKNL; translated from the coding sequence ATGGCAGTTTTGAACCTTTCTGCAGCAAAGTTTGACGAGGTGATCCGCTCGGGTCAGCTGGTATTTGTGGATTTCTGGGCCACCTGGTGCCGCCCGTGCATGATGATGGGCCCCATCATCGAGGGACTTGCCGGCGATTACGAAGGCAAGGCCATCATCGCCAAGATGAATGTAGATGACGACGGTGTCAAGGACATTTGTGCCCGCTACGGCATCACCAACATTCCCAACATGAAGCTGTTCAAGAACGGCGTAGAGGTGGGTAACGTAGTTGGGGCCGTTCCCAAGGCCACGGTCAAGGGCGTCATCGACAAGAACCTTTAG
- a CDS encoding carboxypeptidase regulatory-like domain-containing protein, producing MRLATSLAALLSAFGFWACSNNDSVAGTATQTENTVASLDTLKGVVYHKNGTKTKGAVVRMVLSSKWEDAGWSDFRETETDAQGRFSFANVPADTFQLAVIDSASSEILYLPEASAEDDSLVLEAAAKVNGFLTLGDSALAPVSVGSHFKVYVSGIPFFESVFAPGAFELLVPEGSWTFGFCPGDPMVIEKLQESGIADSVIFRSWKMSKALKSGESLALDTLVWGANKKADSAEKDDPKGDVDLKDTTSKKDTTETPAVPKAWISGQVDCSNLDRCDSVEVMVITDLFGFGFANGLTLEYEIQARTDTLGRWWLPAPEEVPYDSFRVEYRQRSGETVTNVGLSRYVKKSELEAAKDTLSIGKASLDKYSWISVGVRLVVDQQDNQQSENCFMNSVVLGIEGTSHFVRTVTCNMYVLTYLPSGMQKLIFYSGDPVVVSALQEAGTPQYNYVSTVDQNLMAGNGIKELWLTYTPPTVK from the coding sequence ATGAGGTTAGCGACTAGTCTAGCAGCATTGCTTTCCGCCTTTGGTTTTTGGGCGTGCAGCAACAACGATTCCGTGGCAGGAACTGCCACCCAGACCGAGAATACCGTTGCCAGCCTGGATACCCTGAAGGGCGTGGTTTACCATAAGAACGGAACCAAGACCAAGGGCGCCGTTGTGCGGATGGTCTTGTCGTCTAAGTGGGAAGATGCCGGTTGGTCCGATTTCCGCGAGACGGAAACAGATGCACAAGGGCGTTTCTCGTTTGCGAACGTGCCTGCGGATACTTTCCAGCTGGCGGTCATCGACTCCGCCTCTAGCGAAATCCTTTATCTGCCGGAGGCTTCTGCAGAGGATGATTCTCTTGTTCTTGAGGCTGCCGCCAAGGTGAATGGCTTCTTGACTCTTGGCGATTCGGCTCTGGCCCCTGTGTCTGTAGGGTCTCACTTCAAGGTTTATGTTTCGGGCATCCCGTTCTTTGAATCGGTATTTGCTCCCGGAGCCTTTGAACTGCTGGTCCCGGAAGGATCTTGGACCTTCGGCTTCTGCCCTGGTGACCCGATGGTCATCGAAAAGCTGCAAGAATCTGGAATCGCCGATTCCGTGATTTTCCGCAGTTGGAAAATGTCCAAAGCTTTAAAGTCCGGCGAATCCTTGGCTCTTGATACCCTGGTTTGGGGAGCAAACAAGAAAGCTGATTCTGCCGAAAAAGACGACCCTAAGGGGGACGTTGACCTGAAGGATACCACGAGTAAAAAAGACACCACGGAAACTCCGGCTGTTCCCAAGGCCTGGATTTCGGGCCAGGTGGACTGCTCGAACCTGGATCGTTGCGATAGCGTCGAAGTCATGGTCATTACGGACCTGTTCGGTTTCGGATTTGCAAACGGCCTGACTCTGGAATACGAAATTCAAGCCCGGACCGACACTCTAGGTCGGTGGTGGTTGCCCGCTCCCGAAGAGGTTCCTTACGACTCCTTCCGTGTGGAATACCGCCAGAGGTCGGGGGAGACCGTGACCAACGTGGGTCTTTCCCGCTACGTGAAAAAGTCTGAACTGGAAGCTGCCAAGGATACCCTGTCTATCGGTAAGGCCTCCTTGGACAAGTATTCCTGGATTTCGGTGGGCGTTAGGCTCGTGGTGGACCAGCAGGACAATCAGCAGAGCGAGAATTGCTTTATGAACAGCGTGGTCCTGGGCATAGAGGGAACCTCCCACTTTGTCCGCACGGTAACCTGCAATATGTACGTGCTGACCTATCTGCCCAGCGGAATGCAAAAATTGATATTCTACTCCGGGGATCCGGTGGTGGTTTCTGCCCTCCAGGAGGCAGGAACGCCCCAGTACAACTATGTGAGTACGGTTGACCAGAATCTGATGGCGGGTAACGGAATTAAGGAACTTTGGCTTACTTATACCCCTCCTACGGTAAAATAG
- a CDS encoding DUF1007 family protein, translating into MLLGLCASVAMAHPHVFVDATVKVLFNEKGLSGVENRWVYDEVYSMATIASVDADGDGKLSAKESDALRPVVFGEASKANYFNYIQCGSEFLKVEKISSFKASVENRRLVLDFVLDFTVPVTNDYTLLVLVVADPSNYVQVTADMENAEASAPESIDVEYFSDSLEGLSLFKAFLSYVEGLYLRFKQK; encoded by the coding sequence TTGTTGCTCGGGCTATGCGCTTCTGTGGCCATGGCCCACCCACATGTGTTTGTAGATGCTACTGTCAAGGTCCTATTTAACGAAAAGGGCCTTTCTGGTGTTGAAAACCGGTGGGTTTACGACGAGGTCTACAGCATGGCGACTATCGCCTCTGTAGATGCGGACGGAGATGGAAAACTGTCGGCTAAGGAAAGCGATGCTTTAAGACCCGTTGTTTTCGGCGAGGCCTCCAAGGCGAATTATTTCAACTATATCCAGTGCGGTTCCGAATTCTTAAAGGTGGAAAAGATCAGTTCCTTCAAGGCTTCGGTAGAAAATAGACGACTGGTGCTGGATTTTGTGTTAGATTTTACAGTCCCTGTTACAAACGATTATACTCTGCTAGTGCTAGTAGTGGCGGATCCTTCCAACTATGTGCAGGTGACCGCCGACATGGAAAATGCAGAGGCTTCTGCGCCCGAGAGTATCGATGTGGAATATTTTTCCGACAGTCTTGAGGGATTGTCTCTTTTTAAGGCTTTCCTTTCGTATGTAGAGGGCCTATACCTCAGATTCAAGCAGAAGTGA
- a CDS encoding PCMD domain-containing protein yields the protein MILFEKKNSPVKTLWLALLVCILGLVWGCSADYDEFGESPYCDFDEIHFAGEAAGIQVFADEHKVVVTLEELSDSLATWDSVTIESIDISHMATLHLVESKIIEFPTDSAGLDSLAKQVAYVEKKLKKGQRLRLPASRVLYVLVVAEDGSKSIWKLQFEIPGEKSPAEDSGESGDENSDKKSEDAAKSSDNSISLEFKDAVETKSSGDTVYVTYSQGFDIKSATLTNVVLPQKAKASPDPKTIKDWSVPQKIKVTAEDGSEKSWVIVVSAIKSNATDLQLLFKDQFKVNRSQDTVYIKLKNGSSIGSAAIDSWNVSAGASVDPEPDAVKAWKDYQSFKVTAEDGTVKTWVLALSIAAADEKVSSDKELVFISAVGEESAASVDKIKKTVELHLTAKSDISAVKVSLKVSESASHNLPEVVDLRDAVMFTITAEDASTETWTLTASLPLEPPQVLSAKIAGKQAVIDNDDMSIHVDSLPFRTDLTSLELTELKLSKGATTEGFSVGSKYDFGAGQTLVVKNTAGESVTYRVKAGYQLPGSDFNNWSDNDPKPDSVWNNANTILTTTKKISEGSMIGAEIKTGETLGKVASGSLYTAVFNPKGVGLLSMANANTWPDGNELLDFGKPFAARPEYMEIKISYSGSGDSCDAYILLENRTGDKNVNRKTSDVNKLVASAWYRSTKDDNTGRSNPDVVSVSEPDANGMRTIRLKLKYGTPLSGSPIEKSSTFNTTLQSSNKSAVNNGLIQGTGEEPVTHIRVVFASSADGNHYVGTKNATLIVDEMRLIY from the coding sequence ATGATTCTATTCGAAAAAAAGAATTCTCCTGTAAAGACACTTTGGCTTGCCCTGCTGGTCTGTATTTTGGGACTTGTTTGGGGCTGTTCCGCCGATTACGATGAATTCGGCGAGTCGCCTTACTGCGATTTCGATGAGATTCATTTTGCCGGCGAGGCTGCAGGCATTCAAGTTTTTGCCGATGAACACAAGGTTGTTGTAACCTTGGAGGAACTCTCCGATTCCCTTGCTACCTGGGATTCCGTAACTATCGAAAGTATCGACATTAGCCACATGGCGACCTTGCACCTGGTAGAAAGCAAAATTATAGAGTTTCCGACAGATTCGGCAGGTCTAGATTCTCTGGCAAAGCAGGTGGCTTATGTGGAAAAAAAGCTGAAGAAAGGGCAGCGCTTACGTTTGCCTGCAAGCCGTGTCCTTTATGTTTTGGTTGTTGCCGAAGATGGAAGCAAGTCAATATGGAAATTGCAATTTGAAATTCCTGGTGAAAAATCTCCTGCCGAAGATTCTGGGGAGAGCGGTGACGAAAATTCCGACAAGAAAAGCGAGGATGCCGCCAAGTCCTCGGATAACTCTATTTCGCTAGAGTTCAAGGATGCCGTTGAAACGAAATCCTCTGGTGACACGGTTTACGTGACATACTCTCAGGGATTTGATATCAAGTCTGCAACACTCACCAATGTGGTTTTGCCTCAAAAAGCAAAAGCTTCTCCGGACCCGAAAACGATAAAGGATTGGTCGGTTCCGCAAAAAATCAAGGTGACTGCCGAAGATGGTTCTGAAAAGAGCTGGGTGATTGTTGTATCTGCAATAAAGAGCAATGCGACGGACTTGCAGTTGCTTTTCAAGGATCAGTTTAAGGTGAACCGTTCCCAGGATACAGTTTATATCAAGTTGAAAAACGGCTCCTCCATAGGGTCTGCCGCCATTGATTCCTGGAATGTTTCTGCCGGAGCTTCTGTTGATCCTGAACCCGATGCTGTGAAAGCCTGGAAAGATTACCAATCCTTTAAGGTAACTGCTGAAGATGGAACTGTCAAGACATGGGTGCTTGCTCTTTCGATAGCTGCTGCCGACGAAAAGGTTTCTAGCGACAAGGAGCTGGTTTTTATTTCTGCGGTCGGTGAAGAATCTGCGGCATCGGTTGACAAGATCAAAAAGACGGTGGAACTACACTTGACGGCAAAATCAGACATTTCAGCAGTCAAGGTTTCGTTGAAGGTTTCAGAATCGGCATCTCACAATTTGCCTGAAGTTGTTGACCTTCGCGATGCCGTGATGTTTACGATTACTGCTGAAGATGCATCGACTGAAACTTGGACTTTGACCGCATCACTCCCTCTAGAACCCCCGCAAGTTTTGTCCGCCAAGATTGCGGGCAAGCAGGCTGTTATCGATAATGACGACATGTCCATTCATGTAGATTCGTTGCCGTTCCGTACGGATTTAACCTCCCTGGAACTGACAGAACTTAAACTTTCCAAGGGGGCGACGACCGAAGGTTTCTCTGTTGGCAGCAAGTATGATTTTGGCGCAGGGCAGACGTTGGTTGTGAAAAACACTGCAGGAGAATCGGTAACCTACAGGGTAAAGGCCGGATATCAATTGCCTGGAAGTGATTTCAATAACTGGAGTGATAATGACCCTAAACCAGATTCTGTATGGAATAATGCCAACACGATTCTTACCACGACTAAGAAGATTTCCGAGGGTTCCATGATTGGAGCCGAAATTAAGACAGGCGAAACTTTGGGAAAGGTGGCTAGTGGCAGCCTTTACACGGCCGTATTCAATCCCAAAGGAGTAGGTCTTTTGTCTATGGCAAATGCCAATACTTGGCCCGATGGTAACGAACTTCTGGACTTTGGTAAGCCGTTCGCCGCCCGCCCCGAATATATGGAAATAAAGATTTCTTATTCGGGAAGTGGGGATAGTTGCGACGCGTACATTCTGTTGGAAAATCGTACAGGTGACAAGAACGTCAACAGAAAAACGAGTGATGTAAACAAGTTGGTGGCCAGTGCCTGGTACCGTTCTACAAAAGATGACAATACGGGACGATCCAATCCAGATGTGGTCAGTGTTTCTGAGCCCGATGCCAACGGAATGCGTACGATACGGTTGAAGCTAAAATATGGCACTCCTTTGTCGGGATCGCCTATAGAGAAATCCTCAACCTTCAATACTACGTTGCAATCCAGCAATAAGAGTGCGGTGAACAATGGCCTGATTCAGGGAACGGGAGAGGAACCCGTCACTCATATTCGCGTGGTCTTTGCTTCTAGTGCCGACGGAAACCACTATGTGGGTACGAAGAACGCAACCTTAATTGTGGACGAAATGCGCCTAATTTATTAG
- a CDS encoding PCMD domain-containing protein has translation MKIARATKFLRWNMAALFACVASLWVGCSESSEKPLFPEDEISEEMELKLSGWKVDSLDTEKLVVRVSPTKGWLDSLVIDSLALPGSSALYLAADDDLVDPALGEKLVPGTVISTKDTNQFSIVALDSYNRIAGVWLVVWKLPETPKSSDSKADSSSDAMPSSSETADSAGSSETGSSSDSSAGTSSGSSSDSSSGESGTSGGSSESAGGESSSSEENDSSSSEAAQPQAVKLADLSVDGGTVTVEGTKVYVEMPYGSDLSSIQLIPLDTTNNLIRPVEMEFEDADGNVGTYSVVAGVQLPGSDFSARNDFWATTSDAMAEEGRATVAYVTNYRFKAEENLSENGESLSLSSKIVTCGWGVSNAIIDGSWKLAGGFYFVGAYSGSDAKNIYDVDYSSGTPSTDESYIAKDMTFGKPFTARPTAFEIKYSYNHVTNSSSDYPQKSLVYVMLVGEGGKVVATGAFSDGASTDMVTRTVQLSYGADPFGLLSGDYAIAEGLTLGTGDEDVTTIHVMFASSAYAHVVAGGTAGNSGKYRGGENSSLTLDDFKLIY, from the coding sequence ATGAAGATTGCTAGAGCAACGAAATTTCTGCGCTGGAACATGGCTGCGCTTTTTGCTTGCGTTGCCAGCCTATGGGTGGGGTGCTCGGAATCTTCGGAAAAGCCCCTGTTCCCCGAAGACGAAATTTCGGAGGAAATGGAACTGAAACTTTCCGGCTGGAAGGTGGATTCTTTGGATACTGAAAAACTGGTTGTCCGAGTTTCGCCGACGAAGGGCTGGCTAGATTCCCTGGTTATTGATTCTCTGGCCCTTCCGGGAAGTTCCGCCTTGTATTTGGCTGCTGACGACGATTTGGTGGACCCTGCGTTGGGCGAAAAGCTTGTTCCCGGAACGGTGATTTCGACGAAGGATACGAACCAGTTCTCCATTGTGGCCTTGGATTCCTACAACAGGATTGCGGGCGTGTGGTTGGTGGTATGGAAATTGCCCGAGACGCCAAAATCATCGGACTCCAAGGCTGATTCTTCTAGTGATGCGATGCCTTCGTCTTCGGAAACTGCAGATTCTGCGGGCTCGTCAGAAACGGGTTCGTCATCGGATTCTTCGGCGGGCACGTCATCAGGTTCATCGTCGGATTCGTCTTCTGGGGAGTCGGGAACTAGCGGAGGCTCGTCGGAGTCGGCAGGCGGTGAAAGCTCCTCTTCGGAAGAGAACGATTCTAGCAGTAGTGAGGCTGCCCAGCCTCAGGCGGTAAAACTTGCGGACTTGAGCGTGGATGGCGGCACTGTTACGGTGGAAGGCACCAAGGTCTACGTGGAAATGCCCTACGGTTCGGATCTTTCTAGCATCCAGTTGATTCCCTTGGACACGACGAACAATTTGATTCGCCCTGTAGAAATGGAATTTGAAGATGCCGACGGAAATGTGGGAACCTACAGCGTGGTGGCGGGTGTGCAACTGCCAGGTTCTGATTTTAGTGCTCGTAACGATTTCTGGGCTACTACCAGCGATGCCATGGCGGAGGAAGGGAGAGCCACGGTTGCCTATGTTACAAACTACCGCTTTAAGGCAGAGGAAAACCTCTCTGAAAATGGGGAAAGTTTGTCCCTTTCTTCAAAAATTGTAACCTGCGGATGGGGGGTGTCCAATGCAATAATTGACGGTAGTTGGAAACTTGCCGGAGGCTTTTATTTTGTCGGTGCATATAGTGGCTCTGATGCTAAAAATATTTACGATGTTGATTACTCTTCGGGAACACCATCTACTGACGAATCCTACATCGCAAAGGACATGACTTTCGGTAAACCCTTTACGGCCCGCCCGACTGCGTTTGAAATCAAATATTCTTATAATCATGTAACCAATAGTTCATCGGACTACCCGCAGAAGAGCCTCGTGTACGTGATGCTTGTGGGCGAAGGCGGAAAAGTTGTGGCCACGGGGGCATTCTCTGACGGTGCTAGCACCGATATGGTTACTCGCACAGTGCAACTATCTTATGGAGCCGATCCTTTCGGGCTTCTTTCGGGTGACTATGCCATTGCAGAAGGCTTGACTCTCGGAACCGGCGACGAGGATGTCACCACCATTCATGTGATGTTTGCCTCCTCTGCCTATGCTCACGTGGTTGCCGGAGGGACGGCAGGAAATTCGGGTAAGTACCGCGGTGGCGAAAATTCCAGCCTCACCCTGGACGATTTCAAATTGATTTACTAG
- the hisF gene encoding imidazole glycerol phosphate synthase subunit HisF produces MLTKRLIVCLDVRDRKVTKGVKFKGNIDIGDPVEMGAQYSADGVDELVFYDITASAENRPCDMEMIRQIAKRVFIPFAVGGGIRNLDDMHQALLAGAEKVSVNSLAVLHPEIIAEGAKAFGRQCVVLGMDAKFVGVSEKFKSGYEVYIRGGRTPMGIDAVEWAKKAEDLGIGEICLNAIDTDGVRNGYELNITDQVARAVQVPVIASGGAGTPAHIVDLFAKTTADAALVASMVHFGDYTVPQIKREMLAAGIPVRKKMNGEV; encoded by the coding sequence ATGCTTACCAAACGCTTAATCGTCTGTCTCGATGTCCGGGACCGTAAGGTCACCAAGGGCGTCAAGTTCAAGGGCAATATCGATATCGGCGACCCCGTGGAGATGGGGGCGCAGTACAGTGCCGATGGTGTCGATGAGCTGGTCTTTTACGACATTACTGCCAGTGCCGAAAACAGACCCTGCGATATGGAAATGATTCGCCAGATTGCAAAGCGGGTGTTTATTCCCTTCGCCGTTGGTGGCGGAATCCGCAACCTGGACGACATGCACCAGGCGCTGCTGGCCGGTGCCGAGAAGGTGAGCGTGAACAGCCTCGCCGTGCTGCACCCCGAAATTATTGCCGAAGGGGCCAAGGCCTTTGGCCGCCAGTGCGTGGTACTGGGCATGGACGCCAAGTTCGTGGGCGTTTCCGAAAAGTTCAAGAGCGGATACGAAGTGTATATCCGCGGTGGTCGCACGCCTATGGGCATCGACGCCGTGGAGTGGGCCAAGAAGGCCGAAGATTTGGGCATCGGCGAAATCTGCCTGAACGCCATCGATACCGACGGCGTGCGTAACGGTTACGAGCTGAACATTACCGACCAGGTGGCGCGTGCAGTACAGGTGCCCGTTATCGCCAGCGGTGGTGCTGGAACTCCGGCCCACATTGTGGACCTGTTCGCAAAGACCACTGCAGACGCAGCACTGGTGGCCTCCATGGTCCACTTTGGCGATTACACGGTCCCGCAAATCAAGAGAGAAATGCTTGCCGCAGGAATTCCCGTCCGCAAGAAGATGAACGGCGAGGTGTAG
- a CDS encoding TIGR02147 family protein, with translation MNIFAYYNYRKYLQDYYEYRKSLQRYFSYRSFAQKAGYSSSGYYLDLVRGRKSLTPQMVPKFIAALGLNEKEGRYFKLMVDFTHAQSVESKQQIFDQMSSLLPKAVKALTKNQQEYYAKWYHVAVREALSVLNINEGNLQELAWFLNPKISVPQAKQSLQLLLDLGLIEKVDGFYRSVNKTVTSGKEISPLFVHQFQKQMIDLGKEALDRYTTARRNVSTTTMSVSAAGLERIIRKIDMFQKEILDIVTSDSGETMLCELNVQFFPISKEKVDLPEEEK, from the coding sequence ATGAATATCTTTGCGTACTACAATTACCGCAAGTATTTGCAGGATTATTACGAATACCGCAAGTCTTTACAGCGGTACTTCTCCTACAGGTCCTTCGCCCAGAAGGCGGGTTATTCCTCGTCGGGCTATTACCTGGACCTGGTCCGTGGCCGCAAGTCCCTTACGCCCCAGATGGTGCCGAAGTTTATAGCGGCACTAGGTCTGAACGAAAAGGAAGGTCGTTACTTCAAGCTGATGGTGGACTTCACCCACGCCCAGTCGGTAGAATCCAAACAGCAGATTTTTGACCAGATGTCTTCGCTTTTGCCCAAGGCGGTAAAGGCTCTGACCAAGAACCAGCAGGAATATTACGCCAAGTGGTACCATGTGGCGGTTCGCGAGGCTCTTTCGGTCTTGAACATCAATGAAGGGAATCTCCAGGAGCTGGCCTGGTTTCTGAATCCGAAAATTTCAGTGCCCCAGGCGAAACAGTCCTTGCAGTTGCTGTTGGACTTGGGACTTATCGAAAAGGTGGACGGCTTTTACCGTTCCGTGAACAAGACGGTGACCAGCGGCAAGGAAATTTCGCCCTTGTTCGTTCACCAGTTCCAGAAGCAGATGATTGACCTGGGCAAAGAGGCCCTGGACCGCTACACTACGGCCCGTCGCAACGTTTCGACGACCACCATGAGCGTTTCTGCCGCCGGGCTTGAACGGATTATCCGAAAAATTGATATGTTTCAGAAAGAGATTCTGGATATTGTTACATCGGATAGCGGTGAAACCATGTTGTGCGAACTGAACGTGCAGTTCTTCCCCATCAGTAAAGAGAAGGTGGACCTGCCGGAGGAGGAAAAATGA
- a CDS encoding RsmB/NOP family class I SAM-dependent RNA methyltransferase, translating into MEFFDYYEQLFGDRWPALLDSLKGESCFETLQFGECLEPYYLDKASVFAAKALGVEPGMDVLDMCAAPGGKSLIIASMLQGQGSLQCNDRSPDRRERLKHVLENSLPKDWRSIISVSGYDGVKFGLHRKESFDRILLDAPCSSDRHVLNSPAHLEVWSAKRIKRLSVEQGSLLASAIDALRPGGVLVYGTCALSPLENDGVVSRILKKRPEACAVEIPDIPQGADRTDFGVHILPDRTNGSGPIYCAKIKKKPRPTGL; encoded by the coding sequence ATGGAATTCTTCGACTATTACGAACAACTGTTTGGCGACCGGTGGCCGGCCCTGCTGGATTCCCTCAAGGGGGAGTCCTGTTTTGAAACGTTGCAGTTCGGAGAATGCCTCGAACCGTATTACCTGGACAAGGCCTCTGTCTTTGCCGCAAAGGCCCTAGGGGTGGAGCCTGGGATGGATGTCTTGGACATGTGTGCCGCCCCCGGCGGAAAATCCCTGATAATCGCCTCTATGCTTCAAGGACAGGGTTCCTTGCAGTGTAACGATCGTTCGCCAGACAGACGGGAACGCCTTAAGCATGTTTTGGAAAATTCTTTGCCCAAGGACTGGCGAAGCATTATCAGTGTTTCGGGTTACGACGGTGTCAAGTTCGGCCTCCATAGGAAGGAATCTTTTGACCGGATTCTGCTGGACGCCCCTTGTTCTTCGGACCGGCATGTGCTGAATTCTCCCGCCCACCTGGAAGTCTGGTCCGCAAAGCGGATCAAGAGGCTGTCGGTGGAACAGGGCTCCCTCTTGGCCTCGGCCATAGATGCGTTACGCCCGGGAGGAGTTCTTGTTTACGGCACCTGTGCGCTTTCACCGCTAGAAAATGATGGCGTGGTTTCGAGAATCCTGAAAAAACGCCCCGAGGCTTGTGCTGTTGAAATCCCGGATATTCCACAGGGCGCGGACCGCACGGATTTTGGGGTCCACATTTTACCCGACAGGACAAACGGGTCTGGGCCTATTTATTGCGCAAAAATCAAAAAAAAGCCCCGACCAACAGGTCTTTAA
- a CDS encoding alpha/beta hydrolase, producing MKVIKNFVFKILRLAGILAVIYVSMVFYLALTERRNAYPRAIPHKEARAAIEGHAQGISCTLQDGTVLEGWKMGEAGTPTLLYYPDADEDAAQFLAELDSLPGVTPVTFNYRGSGNNKGTPSEKTFSPDSKEILECATQVNGTAPKFIAGRGTGAILAFNNSNRETRLILIDPVESIADALVYKYGFLYPKFLVRAGDVINTGKNGTPIDQIGILLDRVQFSDRGHIFAQKFQGATVWKRDGGSFRATLTEIVQSHISD from the coding sequence ATGAAGGTTATCAAGAACTTCGTCTTCAAAATTCTACGCCTCGCAGGGATCCTTGCCGTCATCTACGTGAGCATGGTGTTCTACCTCGCCCTGACAGAACGGCGAAACGCCTACCCCAGGGCCATACCTCACAAAGAAGCCCGGGCGGCCATCGAAGGCCACGCCCAAGGCATCAGCTGCACCCTGCAAGACGGAACCGTTCTCGAAGGCTGGAAGATGGGTGAAGCGGGAACCCCGACACTTCTCTACTACCCCGACGCCGACGAGGACGCCGCCCAGTTCCTGGCCGAACTGGACAGCCTTCCGGGAGTCACGCCGGTCACCTTCAACTACCGCGGTTCCGGCAACAACAAGGGAACGCCGTCAGAAAAGACTTTTTCGCCAGATTCTAAAGAAATCCTGGAATGTGCCACCCAGGTAAACGGAACAGCACCGAAATTCATCGCTGGTCGCGGAACAGGCGCCATCCTTGCATTTAACAACAGCAATAGAGAGACAAGGCTCATCTTAATTGACCCCGTAGAAAGCATCGCCGATGCCCTTGTGTACAAGTACGGATTTCTCTACCCGAAGTTCCTCGTTCGGGCGGGAGACGTCATAAACACTGGCAAAAACGGCACACCTATAGACCAAATTGGAATATTGCTTGACCGGGTCCAATTTAGTGACCGCGGTCACATTTTTGCCCAGAAATTTCAGGGGGCAACCGTCTGGAAACGAGATGGCGGCTCGTTTAGAGCCACATTGACAGAAATCGTCCAAAGCCACATCTCAGACTAA